The window GCCAGATACGGTTCCAGTTGCGCCGCGTAGCTGCTTGTCTCGATCATATGCTCCCATGCGGACGAGCCTTCCAGGGCCTCCGGCGGCGGCACCGGGCCACCGATCAGCGCCGCATGCCGGTATTGGGACAGCGCCCGCGCCACCGGGTCGCGGGCTATGAATATCAGCTTCACCTCCGGCACCACTGCCGCCATCCGCGCCGCCACACCCGGAAACGCCGCCGCCTTGGTGTAATTCGGCGACGCCTCGCCATATACACGAAACCCCGGCGCGAACTGGCGGTGATACCAGTCAGGCCCGTGCCGCCAGCCCTTGTTTTCAACGAAGAAATCCGTCTCCTTCTCCCGCGACATTCCGATCTCCGGGTGCCGCCGCAGCAACTCGTACAGCGTCGTCGTCCCGGCCTTCATCGCGCCGATGACGATGAAATCCGGCAGGATGCGCCTGCTCATGCCGCCACCGCCAGTGGCATTTGCGGGCCGCCCAGCGCCGCCTTCACAACCACCGCCAGATCCTCCGGCATCTGCGCGAAATCACGGTCCGGCCGCGCCAGCAGGGCCGCCCGTCGCGCCGCAAGCTCTGTCCGGTCCAGCCCCCGCAACAGCGTCACCACCTCCACCGCCTCCGCCGAGCCGACGACCCATCCCAGCCCGTCGTCCGCCACCCGCCGGCCGGTTTCCGTACCGGCAACGGCCAGGCTCGGGCAGCCAAACCAGCTTGCCTCGTA of the Algicella marina genome contains:
- a CDS encoding sulfotransferase family protein — protein: MSRRILPDFIVIGAMKAGTTTLYELLRRHPEIGMSREKETDFFVENKGWRHGPDWYHRQFAPGFRVYGEASPNYTKAAAFPGVAARMAAVVPEVKLIFIARDPVARALSQYRHAALIGGPVPPPEALEGSSAWEHMIETSSYAAQLEPYLAEFPSVRLLVLDFGELCSDTETCLGRVAAHLGVADRWGTADVENGTASLARLPDWLLALRRSRARTALKRVVPPGARRRLKAALASGGARAVPDVPPALRARLAALLAADAARFRLLTGQRFADWEV